GAGCATTTGCTCAATCCCAAAACACATTTCTCTTCGTGCAATGAACCATCAATCGCAATCACAATTTCAATTAATTTAACTTTATTAATCCTTTTTTAAGTCTGCTTCAAATCCACCTGCTGATCCTTTTACTGAATTAATAATGTTCTTTTTGACAAGGGTTTGTAAAATTTTTGCAGTAAACGCTTCAGGGGAACCTATTTCTTTAGAAATCCCTTTTAAACTTGTCCTGTTTCCATTAATAGATTGTTCCGCAACATATATAGCTGCCTTTATACCATATTCACAAGCTTTCGAAAAAATCATAATTCATTTTTATTTAAGCAAAAATATATTTTTAAAAAACATATCGGACAAACATGTCCGAATAGTTATAAACAAATTATTGTCAATAATAATAAAACCTAAAACCTAAAAAATGATTTAGCTCATATTGAAAGGCATAAAAAATAATTAATATTACATATATGTCAGTATTGTACAATAATATCGTATTTGGTCCAATAGTAAGCAGACGTTTTGGAAGTTCACTCGGCATTAACTTATTGCCTTTACAAAATAAAGTTTGTAATTTTAATTGTATATACTGTGAATGCGGTTGGACTGACTTAAAATCAAATAAAATCAAATATTTAGGGTCAAGTGAAATAATTACTGCAATAGAAAATCGTTTTAAGGTACTTAAAAAGGAAAAAATACATATTGACAGTATTACTTTTGCAGGAAACGGTGAGCCTACAATGCATCCTAAATTTTCAGAAATAATAGACGCTGTTATTCAGCTTAGAGATATTTATCTACCAAAAATAAAGATAACCGTTTTATCAAATTCAACACTTTTAGGGAACAAGTCAGTTTTTGAAAGTTTAAAAAAAATAGACTTACGGGTTATGAAATTGGATGCTGGTAACACTGATATGCTAAAAAAAATTGACAAGCCTCTTTCCTCCAAAACGATAGAATGGTATATAGAAAAATTAAAAGAATTAAATGGTGAATTAATTATTCAAACAATCTTTTTAAAAGGTTATTGTGATGGAGTATATGTTGATAATACTACAACTGATGAGCTATCTTCATGGCTTAATGCGATAAAAGAAATTAATCCAAAATCTGTTATGATTTATACTATTGATAGAGAAACCCCTGCTGATAAACTTGAAAAAATTTCAGCTAAAACATTGAATTCGATTTGTGATCAAGTTTTAGCAAATGGAATAAATGCCAATGTTTATACTTAAATAACTAATTAATAATGAAAAAGATTAAAACATCAAAAAATTCAGAAACAATAATGACAGAGATTGTTTGCCCAAATGATACAAATCCGATGGGAATTCTTCAAGGGGGAAGACTAGTTCAATGGATGGATATTGCATCTGCAATTTGTGCTCAAAATCATGCTGAACATATTTGCGTTACAGCATCAATCGACAGTGTTAAATTTAAGAAACCTGCAAAGATTGGCGACATCATTACTATTAAAGCTAAAATGACACGATCATTTAATTCTTCTATGGAAATATTTGTACAAGCTTGGGCAAAGAAAATACTTAGTCAAAAAGCCTATTTAATAAATGAAGCATACTTTACGTTTGTAGCACTTGATGACAATGCAAATCCAGCTATTGTGCCAGGAATAAAACCAAATTCTGAAATTGAGAAAAAAGAGTATTTAAATGCTTTAAAAAGAAAAAACAGCCGCTTACAAAACAACTAGCATTATGAATCCAATTCCTGATAAATTAGCAGCATTTTTACAAGAAAATAAAATTTCTACTGTTTGCTTTATTGACTACGAAAACAATCCGTATTGCATTAATTGTTTTTACTCATTTGACGAAGAGTCTCTTATTCTAGTATTTAAGTCAGCAGTTGGCACTACTCATCAAAAACTAACAAAACCAATGGCATGTATTTCAGGAACTATATTGCCAAATGTGATTGACACATTAAAATTAAAAGGAATCCAATTCACTGGAAAAATAATTGAAAATGAAGAAATTGATAAGTTACAACTAAATTTAAAATATGTAAAAAAGTACCCCATGAGCCTTGCGGTAATGGGTTATGTGTGGGCTGTAAGATTAGATTTTTTAAAATTTACAGATAACACGTTAGGATTCGGAAACAAAACAATCTGGACTAGTAAATAAAACTCACGTTAAATAATTTATAGATTATCTCTTCGTTCTATTTCTTTCTTCAATCGCATAACTTCATCAATTATTTGCCCATCAATAGAAGAATTTTCTTCTGATCTTCTAATTAAATACGGGATAGCTTTTTTCACTTCTCCATAAGGCAAATATTTAGAGGAATTATATCCATTTATACTTAGATTAAACGTTAGGTTATCGCTCATTCCGTATAATTGCGAAAATCTAATTTTTGAATAGTGATTAGTAATATTATACTTATGAATGCAATTAATAGCATGTATTGTGCTATCATTGTTATGTGTAGCAATACATGAATCAACTTTTTTAAACTCACGTAAACATATTTCTACAGCTTGGTTAAAAGAATCATCTGTTTCTTTTTTTGTATCAAATACAGGAGAACCTTTCCCCTCTTTTATAGCCTTCTCTTTTTCTTTTTCAACATAAGCACCTCTTACTAATTTAATTCCAGGAACATAATTCTTTCGCTCAGCATCTTTAATTAAAGCACCTAGGTATTGTATTCTATCCTTAAGGTACATTTGAAGAGTATTAAATACAACAGCAAAATCTTTGTTATATTTTTCCATCATCATTTCTGTAATTTTATCAAAAAGATCCTGCATGCATCTATCTTCAGCATCAATAAAAAGAATTACTTTTGAGTCATGTGCTGTTTTACAGATTAAATCGATTCGATTTATTAATCTATCAAATCTCGGTAATAAGATTAAATCATTAACAAATTCAATCCCATTACAATAAGTTAGAAACTTAGGATTTTCTAATCCTGAAATTTTTACACTTATATAATTACCAGGACATTCCTTGCCCAACCTAATAATATTAGAAACAATTATTTTAGCATTACTATCAAAAGATTCATCATTATTTTCTCCTTCAGAGACATAATCCAATACAGATTTTACCTTAAATTTTTCTAAATAGTGAATTTTTATAAATGTTGTATCTATGTCATCCCCTGCACAAAATACGTTAAAAACTGTTTTTTTTATTAGAAACTTAAATGGCAAATTATATTTTAGAACACCTTTCGTAAAAAAAATTAATAGTTTAACTATTTTTTGTTTTTGAAGTAAACAAAAAACAAAATAGGTGAACTTTATTTCTTTATTTGATTTATAACTGTATGCAGTTTTTAAATCTTCTAAGTCTATACTATTTTTCATAATAAATAGATAAATGGGAATAAATCAATTCACTTTATGTTTTTTTTGCAGTATTAATTAAGATAATAGCGAAAGAACTTAAGGCTATCAATAATCCCAAGCCAGCAAAAGCAAATACAATAAAATCGGGCCTTAAGGATTCCATCATTTTAGAATAACTTTCTTGATGATTGCTTAATTGCCAAATCCCTTTTTGTATTCCAGCGCCATTTAGTGATAACCAAAATACTAACAAACTGATTTGTAATAACCAGAACAGATAATTTAAATATTTAGACTTATCCTTTTTATTAAAAAACTCGAAGCATGCAGCTAATAATATCATAGTATTTATCCCTATGGTAGTACCCATTGCATGTGCGACTGTTACATGTGTACCGTGTGTGTAAATATTTATTGCTGGTATCGACATCAGTATGGCCTGGCCCATATTAAGGAAAACCCATATATCTGCAGCCATAATAAATCGATAAGGGAAGTAATGATAATTTTTCTGAATGGCATTAATACTAGCTCGCCAATCATAAATGATTTTAATAAAAAATACCCATTCCGTCATACTAACTATATATCCGATATATCTAATATAGTTTTCTGTAGGGAGAGTGTAAATATGATGCCCCCAATTAAACATTAGATTAAATAGTCCTAGAAAATACATAGCAAAAGCAAACTTATTGGTCCCAGTGTTTTTACTATTAGATATTTTATCCATTAAAAAAAACGCAGTACCATATAAAATCTGATTCGGAACCAACCAAAGACCCATTTACTTTCCATTGAATTGTCATGTCAGTAATAAAATGTTCTCTGAAATATGGAAATATCCATAAATAATTTTCTGAAAAAGTAAATAGAAAAAACAAAACTCCCGTGAGCCACATCCAAATATACACAGGCCAGTCTTTTACTTTTTTTACTAACGAATAAAAATTTACTAGAAATAAAATCCACGCAATTGCTATTGGTAAAGCCCAAATAGGATTAAATTCCCAATATTCTCTACCACCAAAATCTTTATTAAAATATGAAGTCACAATACCAATAATTGCAAAAATCCACAATATCCATTGAATAAGTGCAATTTTGTATGTTCTAGCTTCTGTTATATATTGCTTTAGTCCATTATAAATACAACCAGTAGCTCCTAAGATAATCCAAAAAATAGCTGATGAAACATGTAATGGTCTTAATGAAACAAAGCCTAATTGGAGTTTCATAAAATCAGGAAAAATATAAATAATAGCGGCAAATATTCCGAAAAATAAGCCTAGCATTAACATACATAATGAAGTTACTAAAAACAGCTTTCCAATATTAAATTTAATTAGTTTCATTTTTCTCTATCATTCCAAATTTATCTATACTAAAACTTCTAAGATCACTTTTTCCGCTTGCATCAGTAGATTTCAAAAATTCAATAAGTAAATTCATTTCATTGTCAGTTAAATTAAATGCTGGCATTTGCTTAGTTCCTGATTTAACCAGCGCTCTAACTGTTTTTTCTCCCTTACTAGGATTAGAAATAATATTAGTTAAATCGGGTCCTAAGTAACCCCCTAAGCTATATAACTGATGACAACTTTGACAATTATAGGCTTGCCATACTAATCTACCTTCAGACGCTTTCTCTTTATTAAATTTTGAATCCTCTTTTATAGAAAGTGGCTTTAAATATATACTAATTGAATAAATAAGAAAGCACAGACTTAGAATAAAAAACATATGTTTAGGTTTGAATTTCATATGTAGATAGTATTGTTTTTCTATGGTCATATGATATATGCAATGAATCCTCATTTGTGTTTGTTCACTTAGACACATGGCTATTTCATATGACATGAAATTCATTTATATTTTTTCGAATTTTGCCTGAAAAAAACGCAAGTACTTTGGCTCATAAATCATTTTCAATCCTTTAATGGAATTTCTTCGTTGATAAACCGCAGCTGCTGACTCAGCAATCACATCCATGTGCGCTTGAGTGTAGACTCTTCGCGGAATAGTAAATCGTACTAATTCTAATTTAGGGTAATAATTTTCACCATTTGATTTTCTTCCTGCTGAAATTATTCCTCTTTCCATTGTTCTAACTCCAGAATCTATATAGATTTCTGCAGCCAAAGTTTGGGCTGGAAATTGATCTTGAGTAAGATGAGGTAAAAAAGCTTTAGCGTCAACAAATATACCATGACCTCCAATTGGCTTAACAATTGGAATTCCGTATTCCATCATTTTATGACCTAAATATTCTACCTGACCTACTCTAGCATGTTGATGATTATCATCCAAACTTTCAGCAATTCCAATGGCAATAGCTTCCATATCTCTGCCAGCTAATCCTCCATAAGTATGAAGTCCTTCGTAAACCACAACTAAATTTCTTGCTTCTTCAAAAACATCCCATTCATTTGTCGCCATAAAACCACCAATGTTAACTAAAGCATCTTTTTTAGCACTCATAGTAGCACCATCCGTTAATGAACAAATTTCAAAAACAATATCTTTAATGCTTTTATTATTATATCCTTTCTCTCGTTGTTGAATAAAATATGCATTTTCTGCAACTCTAGTCATATCATGTATAATACGAATTTTATGTTTTTTAGTATAGGCTCTTAACTCCTTTAAATTAGCCATGCTAACAGGTTGGCCTCCTGCTAAATTTACATTAGTTGCAAGACTTACATAAGGAATTTTTTTTGCACCATGTTTTTTAACAAGCTTATCAAGTTTATTTAAATCCACATTCCCCTTAAATGGATGCTCATTTAATGGGTCATGTGCCTCATCAATAATAATATCTGCGAAAATACCTCCTGCCAGTTCTTGATGTAATCGCGTTGTTGTGAAGTACATATTACCAGGTATAATATCACCTTTTTTTATTAAAATCTTTGACAAAATATTCTCTGCTGCTCTGCCTTGATGTGTTGGCACTATATATTTATAACCATAATATTTTTTTATAGCATCTTCCAATTTATAATAACTTTTACTTCCAGCATAAGCTTCGTCACCAGTCATAAATGCGCCCCATTGTCTATCACTCATTGAGTTTGTTCCGCTATCAGTTAGTAAATCAATATACACGTCTTCTGATTTTAAAAGAAATGTATTATAGCCAGCTTCTTTAATAGCTTTAATACGTTGTTTTTTGGTTGTCATTTTTAATAATTCAACCATTTTCATTTTATAGGGCTCTGCCCAAGATCTTTTAACTATTTGTTTCATAATATTTTTATTAATTTGTTTTAATTAAATTAGTTCATCTTCATTTCATATCTGTTTGTCCTGAATACATAATACGTATTAAATCTATTAATATTATGCAGTATGCAACAAGGGCAAAAGATTTAATGAAGATTTTATTTCTTCGAGTTGTTCTATAATATTGTTTTTAAATTCAGTATTACTTTGTTTAATTTTTGGAATGAGTTCTTCATAATAATCAATACCCTTTAATAAATTAGATTTAAAGGTTTGGAAGTGAGATAATTTTTTATCGGTAATTACATTGAATTGATCTTCAATTTCTTTTTTTAAATAATCAAAATATAATTGCAACTCATTCACAAAAATATTGGGTCTATTTAAATTATTTAAAATATTTAGTCGTCCGTAGATATGGTCAACCATTTGTTTCAGAGAAAACGTGTCAGAAAAATATGCCAAATTTGGACCTGGGCAAATTGTGACTGCGCTTAAATTGTGTGAAAGTTTAGTTTTATTTTTTAATAAAGCTGATGCCCCAAGACCTTCACATAAACAATCTTTTTCTGTTACTTTTTCAATCTCATGCTTTAAGAAATTGTTATCAGTAATTTGACTCTTTAGTTGTTTAATTTTTAAATTTTGGTATTCTCTAGAGGCTGTGCAAATAGGCTTATCTGTAAATTCTATATCCATAGAAAGAAATTTTTTGAAACAAGGGCTTCCTGGTCTGTTTTTATTAATTCTCATTTTACGTTGCTCTTCCGAACTACTACTTCTGAAATTACTAAATGGAACACCTAAAGGTGATGCGTGACTTAAATAATAATCATCTTTCTTGGCTGATTTTAATTTATTTAGTGTTTCACTATCTACATTAGTTGCTTCTGGCACTAGTAGAAAAGGGCTGCCCCAACCTGTTGAATCTAAATTATAATAATCAATCAAAAAACTATTTTCTTCACTTGTTCCGATACCACCTTGTGCGGTAATTTTTAATTCTGGTTTAACTATAAAAGGGTTTCTGCCTAATCTTTTTAATGCATTCTCACATTCTACTAATAACTCATTATACAACTCATTTCTTTTACTTTTAAAATCTTCTAATATTGGGCCTAGAGGAATTCCATTTGATATAAAAGCGTGCCCCCCGCAATTAATGCCTGATTCAATCCTAAATTCCGAAATCCATAATCCTTTTTTAGCAAGATATTTACCTTGAATTAAAGCAGAGCGATAATCGCTCACTTTTAGTATAATTTTCTTACTAATAATTCCCTTTAAATTAGGATAAAAATCTTCAAATGTTTCGCAATAACTAAATAATCTTGGATTTAACCCAGCAGAGAAAACGATAGAAGATTTAACATTACTATTTGCATAACCTCTTAAAGCGGAAAGAGCATCAGAAAATTGTGTAGGCAATTCATTACCATCAGGATCATAATTTGGTTTATCTAACTTTGTCATGATATTGACATCAATTTTGCCTGGTATAATTAAATAGCGAAGTTGTTTTTGTAGTTTTTCTTTTTCATGTGTTTGGCTTGAGAGCATTTTATAATACAAATTTTTTATTTCTGAATCATCAGGTAGCATTTCAAAATACTGAACAATGTCTTTTCCCGTAATAAAATCTTCGCGCTTAATTTCTTCGATTTGTTTATCAATTATGTCTTGAATTAGATTTAAGTAAGCGGTTATTCTTCTCGCTCTATAATCACGCTCAGTCGTGTTAATTTTAACATATCCTATATGTTCATTTTTACAAATTACTTCCCTCATTTGTTCAATAAGATAATCTTCAATTACTGACACAACGGAGGTAATACCGTATTTAGCAACTTTTATGGGAGTATCTATCGTGTAGGCTAATCCCATAACCGGGATGTGAAAAGTGTGCGGTGTTAAATCTTTCATAGTACAATTATTTTTTGTTTTGACAAATATATTCACTTTATTTTCAAATAAGACAAGTTTGTCCGATTTAAAAACATATTCTCAAACTTATGATTTCAATCATAAACTATTGAAAATAAACTCGATATTTTTGATAAAAAAATATATTATGAAAACAACATTAAAATACTTATTAATAGCAGGATCTATTGGACTATTCTCTTGTGGTTCACAAACAGAAGCTACAACAGAAAGTAATAGTGAAAATAACACAGAAGCCACTGCAACTGAAGCTACGGGAGCAGGTCAATCTGGTGTTCAAGATGCAACATCTAATCCCAATATAGTTCAAGTAGCTATTGGAAGTAAAGATCACACTACTTTAGTTGCAGCAGTTAAGGCAGGCGAACTTGTTGACGCATTAAGTAATGCAGGACCTTTTACAGTTTTTGCTCCAACTAACGCAGCTTTCGAAAAATTACCCCCAGGTACAGTAGATGGATTATTAAAACCTGAGAAAAAAGAAGATCTACAAAACATTTTAGGTTATCACACTTACGTGGGAGCATTAAAGATCGAATATATGAATGATAATCAAGAATATGATATGGTATATGGCGGTAAAGTGAAAATAACCAAACAAGGTGATAAAACACTCGTAAATGGTTCTGAAATTGTCGCTTCAATTACAACAGCTAACGGTATTATACACGTAATTGGTGATGTATTATTGCCAAAATAAAAAATATTAATCAAAAAATAAAAAAGAGTTGAATTTTAATACTAAGTATCGATTGTTTGATTAATAAGAAGGCTACCTCAAAAGGGTAGCCTTCGTCAATTATATGATAAGCAATAAATATGATTATAATCAATATATAAATAATATAATAACCTTTGTGAAAAAAATGGAAACCAATGTGTTACAAAAAATTACTAAATCATATAATTATGATGAGTATAAAAAATTGATTATCAAATACGCAGAAGAATATACGACATCTGGAGAAGAATTAAAAGAACGAATTGCTGCCACATTAATTAACGCTCAGCGAATGAAACGCATAGACAAGCAATGTATAATAAATTACAATTTACACACATTGACAAGTCAAATAAATAAAAAACAAAGATGGTTAGTGATTTCAGAAACTTGGTGTGGCGACAGTGCCCAATGTATTCCAGTAATAGCTAAAATTGCAGAACTAAATGAGAATATAAAATTAGAAATAATTTTCAGAGATGAACATTTAGATGTTATAGATTCTTTTTTAACTAATCGGTCTCGATCTATTCCGAAACTAATATGCATAGATGAGGAAACCGAGTCTATAAATTTTATTTGGGGGCCAAGACCAAAAGCAATACAAGATAAAGTATTAGAATTAAAAAAAAACAACCATGAAATTACACATGATGAACTCGTGAAAAATATTCACCTATGGTATGCTCAAGACAAAACTAAATCTATTCAATCTGAATTTATCGATTTGTTAAATAATGTAAAAATAGATTAATAAAGCTATTGTATGATTCAAATCATTAATTGACGATAATAACCTATCTAATTTTGTATCTAAAATATTATAAAAAATAATAAAATGGAAACAATTGAAACATTAGATGTAACAGTCATTGAACCAAAATTTAAACATCCAACTATTTTTCAAAAATTTGATACTCTACAAGAAGGGGAAGCGTTTATTATTCATAACGACCATGACCCAAAACCTTTATTTTATCAATTAATTGGAGAAAAAGGAAATATTTTTTCTTGGGAATATCTTAAATCTGGACCAGAGTATTGGGAGGTTAAAATTAAAAAAAATAATTTTTCTTCCGAGACTACAATTGGTGAACTAGTAGCAAAAGATTTTAGAAAAGCAGAAATATTCAAAAAATATAATTTAGATTTTTGTTGTGGAGGAAAAAAAACTGTAACTCAAGCATGCAATGAACAAAAAGTTGATTATATGGCAGTTGAAAAAGAATTAAGTATTCTCGACATGGTTAAGACAACACCATCGCAAAAGTTTGATGAATGGAACTTAGATTTTTTGGTTGATTATATTTTAAATACTCACCATGAATATGTGAAAAAAGCTATTCCATTATTGATAGAATATACAAGCAAAGTAGCAAAGGTACATGGCGACAATCATCCAGAAGTAATAACCATCGCACAAAAATTTAATGAAGCCGCAGAGGAATTAAATGGCCATATGAGCAAAGAAGAACAAATACTATTTCCATATATAAAAAAACTTGTTTTAGCTAAATCAAATAAGTTACAAACTCCAAATACTGCCTTTGGAACTATAAAAAACCCAATACATATGATGGAAGTTGAACACGATGTAGTGGGCGATATCTTTAAGGAAATTAGAGAACTAACTAATAACTATATGCCTCCTGAAGATAGTTGCGCTACTTACAAAGTTTCGTATTTGAAATTAAAAGAATTTGAGGAAGACTTGCATCAACATATTCATTTAGAGAATAATATTCTTTTCCCAAAAAGCATTTTATTAGAAAATGGATTTTAACAATTAATTAAACAGACCCTAAATGGGTCTGTTTTAATTTAAAGCATTATGTATATAAATGAAAAAACAAAACATCAGCTTTAATAAATTTTAATCCTAAATCATTAGATGCAATTGTTTCAATATCAAATAATTTTGACACACTTAAAATACCAATATTAAGAACGTGTCTAACATAGAGATTTAGGAACAAGTTACCAAAAATAATAAGGTTAAGTGAAAATGAAATTTATAATAACCTACTTGAGTATTTGCATTTGCATAACCTTAGCGATATTTGAGGCCATCAGTTTTATTAAATCCGCTTTTTCGCCAGAAAATAATTCATCTACAGATTCAATAAAAAGTTTGGTCCATTCATCAAAATCCTTCATTGATAGTGGCGTTTTTGCATGAATTTCAAGATGTTTATCCATAGGGTTTCCACTATAACTTCCAGTATAGAATACTACGTTTTCCCAAAATTTATACATTACTCCTAAATGTTTATCCCATTGAAAATCATCATTAAAGAAATGACTAATAGTTGTATCCTTTTTTACTTTTTCGTAAAAAAGATTAACCAATTTTTCAATATCTTTTTTGTTTAGAATGTCCTTTTTCATTTTACAAATCCTTTCTTTTAAATTTTAATAGAGAAATCCAAAACGGAATGATAATCCATAGTAATAAAATAAAAAAAGCTATAACTATACCTAAAGATGTGCCAAAAAAGTCTTTAAAAATTGCTCCAGTATATCCCATCATTGCAGAAACATCCATATGTAATAATATTAATATTCTAGCTAAATCAATCGGGTTAAACGCAGTAATTGCAACCATAATTTTTTCGATAGGATAATCCGAAAACTGAAATAAAACAAATAAAACAAGGCCATCAAAAAGCAATGCGAAAAACAACCAAAGCATTATGGCTATACCTATTCCCTTAGCCTTATCTCTTGTAATAATTGAACTTAAAAATGCAATAGCAACAAATACAGTTGTAATAAAAAAACCAACCAATAACATCATCACTCCAACATCTGATGGAGCATAAAACAGAATGGGGATTCCTGTTCCAATAAAAAAAGACAATAATAAAGATGCGCTTAAACCAAAAAATAGACTCCACCAAATCTTACTTCGTTTTATTGGTTGACTTAACAGCAATTCAATAAACTCAGAACTGTTATAAATATAAATAGTTGAAAACACAACAGAAACCAACGGAACAGTTAAAAGTATGACATTTAAAAGTGTTAATAATCCTTTTGTACTATTGTCTTCTAAACTAAATACACTCCAGGATAATATTGATAAAATTATCGTGTATACTAAAACAATTTTATTTTTAAGTATATCTAAAACAATAAATTTTATAATTCTATTCATTGTTTCTGTCTTTTAAAATTTTGGCAATTGCTTTTGAAATTCGTTCTTCTCCTGTTGATGATTTTAAATCATCAATTGTTTTATGGAATTGTACAACGCCATCTTGCATAAAAATAATTTGAGTAATTAAATCATCCAACTCACTTAACAAGTGTGATGTAATTAATATTAATTTCCCTTTTTGTTTTTCTGTAATAATTTTTTCTTTTAAAATTTCAGAGGCTAAAGGATCTAATCCCGCTGTAGGCTCATCTAATATTAATACATCTGGATTAAATAAAAAAGCTAGTGTCGCACTTACTTTTTGAGTTGTGCCACCAGACAGTGTACTCATTCTTTTATTAAATAAATCTTTTAATTTAAATTTATGTAGTAA
This portion of the Bacteroidota bacterium genome encodes:
- a CDS encoding radical SAM protein, with the protein product MSVLYNNIVFGPIVSRRFGSSLGINLLPLQNKVCNFNCIYCECGWTDLKSNKIKYLGSSEIITAIENRFKVLKKEKIHIDSITFAGNGEPTMHPKFSEIIDAVIQLRDIYLPKIKITVLSNSTLLGNKSVFESLKKIDLRVMKLDAGNTDMLKKIDKPLSSKTIEWYIEKLKELNGELIIQTIFLKGYCDGVYVDNTTTDELSSWLNAIKEINPKSVMIYTIDRETPADKLEKISAKTLNSICDQVLANGINANVYT
- a CDS encoding acyl-CoA thioesterase, with protein sequence MKKIKTSKNSETIMTEIVCPNDTNPMGILQGGRLVQWMDIASAICAQNHAEHICVTASIDSVKFKKPAKIGDIITIKAKMTRSFNSSMEIFVQAWAKKILSQKAYLINEAYFTFVALDDNANPAIVPGIKPNSEIEKKEYLNALKRKNSRLQNN
- a CDS encoding proline dehydrogenase family protein — protein: MKNSIDLEDLKTAYSYKSNKEIKFTYFVFCLLQKQKIVKLLIFFTKGVLKYNLPFKFLIKKTVFNVFCAGDDIDTTFIKIHYLEKFKVKSVLDYVSEGENNDESFDSNAKIIVSNIIRLGKECPGNYISVKISGLENPKFLTYCNGIEFVNDLILLPRFDRLINRIDLICKTAHDSKVILFIDAEDRCMQDLFDKITEMMMEKYNKDFAVVFNTLQMYLKDRIQYLGALIKDAERKNYVPGIKLVRGAYVEKEKEKAIKEGKGSPVFDTKKETDDSFNQAVEICLREFKKVDSCIATHNNDSTIHAINCIHKYNITNHYSKIRFSQLYGMSDNLTFNLSINGYNSSKYLPYGEVKKAIPYLIRRSEENSSIDGQIIDEVMRLKKEIERRDNL
- a CDS encoding cbb3-type cytochrome c oxidase subunit I, whose amino-acid sequence is MDKISNSKNTGTNKFAFAMYFLGLFNLMFNWGHHIYTLPTENYIRYIGYIVSMTEWVFFIKIIYDWRASINAIQKNYHYFPYRFIMAADIWVFLNMGQAILMSIPAINIYTHGTHVTVAHAMGTTIGINTMILLAACFEFFNKKDKSKYLNYLFWLLQISLLVFWLSLNGAGIQKGIWQLSNHQESYSKMMESLRPDFIVFAFAGLGLLIALSSFAIILINTAKKT
- a CDS encoding cbb3-type cytochrome c oxidase subunit I — protein: MKLIKFNIGKLFLVTSLCMLMLGLFFGIFAAIIYIFPDFMKLQLGFVSLRPLHVSSAIFWIILGATGCIYNGLKQYITEARTYKIALIQWILWIFAIIGIVTSYFNKDFGGREYWEFNPIWALPIAIAWILFLVNFYSLVKKVKDWPVYIWMWLTGVLFFLFTFSENYLWIFPYFREHFITDMTIQWKVNGSLVGSESDFIWYCVFFNG
- a CDS encoding cytochrome c; amino-acid sequence: MKFKPKHMFFILSLCFLIYSISIYLKPLSIKEDSKFNKEKASEGRLVWQAYNCQSCHQLYSLGGYLGPDLTNIISNPSKGEKTVRALVKSGTKQMPAFNLTDNEMNLLIEFLKSTDASGKSDLRSFSIDKFGMIEKNETN
- a CDS encoding tyrosine phenol-lyase; translation: MKQIVKRSWAEPYKMKMVELLKMTTKKQRIKAIKEAGYNTFLLKSEDVYIDLLTDSGTNSMSDRQWGAFMTGDEAYAGSKSYYKLEDAIKKYYGYKYIVPTHQGRAAENILSKILIKKGDIIPGNMYFTTTRLHQELAGGIFADIIIDEAHDPLNEHPFKGNVDLNKLDKLVKKHGAKKIPYVSLATNVNLAGGQPVSMANLKELRAYTKKHKIRIIHDMTRVAENAYFIQQREKGYNNKSIKDIVFEICSLTDGATMSAKKDALVNIGGFMATNEWDVFEEARNLVVVYEGLHTYGGLAGRDMEAIAIGIAESLDDNHQHARVGQVEYLGHKMMEYGIPIVKPIGGHGIFVDAKAFLPHLTQDQFPAQTLAAEIYIDSGVRTMERGIISAGRKSNGENYYPKLELVRFTIPRRVYTQAHMDVIAESAAAVYQRRNSIKGLKMIYEPKYLRFFQAKFEKI
- a CDS encoding fasciclin domain-containing protein → MKTTLKYLLIAGSIGLFSCGSQTEATTESNSENNTEATATEATGAGQSGVQDATSNPNIVQVAIGSKDHTTLVAAVKAGELVDALSNAGPFTVFAPTNAAFEKLPPGTVDGLLKPEKKEDLQNILGYHTYVGALKIEYMNDNQEYDMVYGGKVKITKQGDKTLVNGSEIVASITTANGIIHVIGDVLLPK
- a CDS encoding thioredoxin family protein gives rise to the protein MKKMETNVLQKITKSYNYDEYKKLIIKYAEEYTTSGEELKERIAATLINAQRMKRIDKQCIINYNLHTLTSQINKKQRWLVISETWCGDSAQCIPVIAKIAELNENIKLEIIFRDEHLDVIDSFLTNRSRSIPKLICIDEETESINFIWGPRPKAIQDKVLELKKNNHEITHDELVKNIHLWYAQDKTKSIQSEFIDLLNNVKID
- the ric gene encoding iron-sulfur cluster repair di-iron protein, translated to METIETLDVTVIEPKFKHPTIFQKFDTLQEGEAFIIHNDHDPKPLFYQLIGEKGNIFSWEYLKSGPEYWEVKIKKNNFSSETTIGELVAKDFRKAEIFKKYNLDFCCGGKKTVTQACNEQKVDYMAVEKELSILDMVKTTPSQKFDEWNLDFLVDYILNTHHEYVKKAIPLLIEYTSKVAKVHGDNHPEVITIAQKFNEAAEELNGHMSKEEQILFPYIKKLVLAKSNKLQTPNTAFGTIKNPIHMMEVEHDVVGDIFKEIRELTNNYMPPEDSCATYKVSYLKLKEFEEDLHQHIHLENNILFPKSILLENGF
- a CDS encoding group III truncated hemoglobin; translated protein: MKKDILNKKDIEKLVNLFYEKVKKDTTISHFFNDDFQWDKHLGVMYKFWENVVFYTGSYSGNPMDKHLEIHAKTPLSMKDFDEWTKLFIESVDELFSGEKADLIKLMASNIAKVMQMQILK